A part of Herpetosiphon gulosus genomic DNA contains:
- the ricT gene encoding regulatory iron-sulfur-containing complex subunit RicT — protein MPLVVGVKFKDSGKIYHFDPNQHHLELGDAVVVETVRGLELGKVAAPIEDLPDSDLIAELKPVIRQPTTEDYDRMRVLAERRDDVLRICAERISVHRLPMRLIRSDWNFDGTRLTIYFTSQQRVDFRHLVRELARIFHARIELRQIGARDEAKLLGGLGPCGRPLCCSTFLPDFARVSVKMAKDQDLPLNPSKISGVCGRLLCCLSYEQEQYLEIKAELPTRGEQVKTPEGIGYVVAVNTIRETVTVDIESNYHDFKADQLETLTGAAGAIARERLEQGEAAPIAQKRFNRPVGETIKSTLNNWDNEDWGLDELRSFEEDPESSGDKPKPRPKPAQQARPNPEPREQRPNPNEQRPRFDRAERQKRFNRSEAANAEANPAPTSSNEPSERKPRHAFKRKGDTTPTPERPKLPATVRQQSLGGVPEQLTPRGRQPSTNDPDEPKQPNRRRRRSNGGNGNHQGQQQAAPNKPSTAEKPNSELATPEANPNERRSPRRRKRRS, from the coding sequence ATGCCCTTGGTTGTTGGAGTTAAGTTTAAAGATTCGGGCAAAATTTATCATTTTGACCCTAATCAACATCATTTAGAGCTAGGCGATGCCGTGGTGGTTGAAACGGTACGTGGGCTAGAACTCGGCAAAGTGGCAGCACCAATCGAAGATCTGCCTGATTCTGATTTGATTGCCGAACTCAAACCTGTGATTCGCCAGCCGACCACTGAAGATTACGATCGCATGCGGGTGCTGGCTGAGCGTCGCGATGATGTCTTGCGCATTTGTGCCGAACGAATTAGCGTGCATCGCTTACCGATGCGCCTGATTCGCAGCGATTGGAATTTTGATGGCACCCGTTTGACGATCTATTTCACCTCGCAGCAGCGGGTTGATTTTCGCCATTTAGTGCGCGAGCTAGCGCGAATTTTCCATGCGCGGATCGAATTACGTCAAATTGGGGCACGCGATGAGGCTAAACTGTTGGGTGGATTAGGCCCATGTGGCCGGCCATTGTGTTGCTCGACCTTCTTGCCCGATTTTGCCCGAGTTTCGGTCAAAATGGCCAAAGATCAAGATTTGCCACTCAATCCATCGAAAATTTCGGGGGTTTGTGGGCGTTTACTCTGCTGTCTTTCGTATGAACAAGAGCAATATCTTGAGATTAAGGCCGAACTACCAACCCGCGGAGAACAGGTCAAAACCCCCGAAGGCATTGGCTATGTGGTTGCGGTCAATACGATTCGCGAAACCGTTACGGTTGATATTGAAAGCAATTACCACGATTTCAAAGCTGATCAACTTGAAACCCTGACAGGCGCGGCTGGGGCGATTGCCCGCGAACGGCTCGAACAAGGCGAAGCAGCGCCAATCGCCCAAAAACGCTTCAACCGTCCAGTTGGCGAAACGATTAAATCAACGCTGAACAACTGGGATAACGAAGATTGGGGCTTGGATGAGCTACGCTCCTTCGAGGAAGATCCTGAAAGTTCAGGCGATAAACCTAAACCACGACCCAAACCAGCCCAACAGGCGCGGCCAAACCCAGAGCCACGCGAACAACGTCCAAACCCGAACGAGCAACGTCCACGTTTTGACCGAGCAGAGCGCCAGAAACGCTTTAATCGTTCAGAGGCGGCCAATGCTGAGGCTAACCCAGCCCCAACATCAAGCAACGAGCCAAGCGAACGCAAACCACGCCATGCCTTCAAGCGCAAAGGCGATACAACTCCAACGCCCGAGCGACCAAAACTACCCGCGACAGTACGGCAGCAATCGCTTGGTGGCGTGCCTGAGCAACTTACTCCGCGCGGTCGTCAGCCCTCTACGAATGACCCTGATGAACCAAAGCAACCAAATCGCCGCCGACGGCGCAGCAATGGTGGTAATGGCAATCATCAAGGCCAACAACAAGCAGCACCAAACAAGCCATCTACAGCTGAAAAACCAAATTCAGAGCTAGCTACGCCTGAGGCCAACCCGAACGAGCGCCGCTCACCGCGCCGCCGTAAACGCCGTAGTTAA
- a CDS encoding adenylate/guanylate cyclase domain-containing protein — translation MARLLATIDGQSLNIPITSRGLQIGRSRQNDIVLNHPHVSRHHASLETRGRDIFVRDTGSSNGTFVNGLRVKEAALRANDLISIGPFELKFDDRAAASVIISDEELVPLQSNSRSVSSGKLPELNLDANDILQNFYQVSSRLNMILDLGELLDTIMDEVLRLVPAERGLLLMTRQDGLVPMVVRAPSETQSLTISSTIARRVLREGVALLTSDARVEFGSQDSIISQNIHSVLCVPLIGRAGVLGLVHLDSPGLERFSIRDRELLTAVAYQASLGIERANLTDQIRNEEKLRQQYARFLSPDVARTVAQQINETGEIFMKPVEQDASVLFSDIQGFTTMTETLPPLELQNLLNEYLSVMTDVIFEHGGTLDKFIGDGIMALFGAPVYYEDHAQRAIDTALDMLVQHQKLMAKIDASKHFRIRIGVNTGRVISGLVGTRERLEYTVHGDTVNTASRLEGKAEPNSVYTSEATIAQLGESYQVQEVGPLQLKGKALTVQVFRVMGKNLPSEGFEG, via the coding sequence ATGGCACGTTTGCTTGCGACCATCGATGGGCAATCGCTGAATATTCCAATTACCAGCCGCGGCCTACAAATTGGTCGTTCGCGGCAAAACGATATTGTATTGAATCACCCGCATGTTTCACGCCATCACGCCTCGCTTGAAACCCGGGGTCGCGATATTTTCGTGCGCGATACTGGCAGTTCCAACGGCACGTTCGTCAATGGGCTACGGGTGAAGGAAGCTGCTCTGCGAGCTAATGATTTAATTAGCATCGGGCCATTCGAGCTTAAATTTGATGATCGAGCTGCGGCCAGCGTGATTATCTCCGATGAAGAGCTTGTGCCGCTGCAAAGCAACAGTCGCTCAGTCTCATCGGGCAAGCTCCCCGAACTCAACCTTGATGCTAATGATATTTTACAAAATTTCTATCAAGTCAGCAGCCGCCTCAACATGATTCTTGATTTGGGCGAATTGCTCGACACGATTATGGATGAAGTGCTGCGTTTGGTTCCCGCCGAACGGGGTTTATTGTTGATGACCCGCCAAGATGGGCTGGTGCCGATGGTCGTCCGAGCGCCGAGCGAAACCCAATCGCTGACAATTAGCTCGACGATTGCGCGGCGCGTGTTGCGCGAAGGCGTGGCGTTGCTCACATCCGATGCGCGGGTGGAATTTGGCTCACAGGATAGCATTATCAGCCAAAATATTCACTCGGTATTGTGTGTACCTTTAATTGGTAGAGCTGGCGTTTTGGGTTTGGTTCACCTTGATAGCCCTGGTTTGGAGCGGTTTAGCATCCGCGATCGCGAATTATTGACAGCAGTAGCCTATCAAGCCTCGCTGGGCATCGAGCGGGCCAATCTGACCGACCAAATTCGCAACGAAGAAAAATTACGTCAACAATATGCCCGTTTTCTCTCGCCCGACGTAGCGCGAACCGTGGCCCAGCAAATTAACGAAACTGGCGAAATTTTCATGAAACCAGTTGAACAAGATGCTAGTGTGTTGTTCTCGGATATTCAAGGTTTTACCACGATGACTGAAACCTTGCCGCCGCTGGAGCTACAAAACCTCTTAAACGAATATCTAAGCGTCATGACCGATGTAATTTTCGAGCATGGCGGCACACTCGATAAATTTATTGGTGATGGAATCATGGCGCTTTTTGGCGCTCCCGTGTATTATGAAGATCACGCCCAACGTGCAATCGACACAGCGCTAGATATGCTGGTGCAACATCAAAAGCTTATGGCCAAAATTGATGCCAGCAAACACTTCCGCATTCGAATTGGAGTTAACACTGGGCGGGTTATTTCAGGCCTCGTCGGCACACGCGAACGTTTAGAGTATACTGTCCATGGCGACACCGTAAATACTGCCTCGCGGCTTGAAGGCAAAGCCGAGCCAAACAGCGTCTATACCAGCGAAGCCACGATTGCTCAGCTCGGTGAGAGCTATCAAGTACAGGAAGTTGGGCCATTGCAACTCAAAGGCAAAGCCCTAACTGTCCAAGTCTTCCGCGTCATGGGGAAAAACCTCCCAAGCGAAGGCTTTGAAGGATAA
- a CDS encoding ROK family protein gives MTELWNSLKQQIAQHNWGLFGPTSYVLGVDLGSYGIRAVVTDICGQHLFHAATELAPESTATTVLEQSFSLIHELLETNNVPSQQLVRIGVGFGGPVDALRGVTRRSYRMPGWNDLNVCEQFEAAFDAQTLIENDASLIAFGEYMFGAGRDVQDLYYLHLSTGVGSGLVLNGQLHRGITTSAGEIGHARYSLNHQREIEDLLSIRGLLARANELGLHTDDLDVLFNDANAGAKTISEAVEVLGLGLAGVVQLLDPALLVLGGIVTRKGGDALCSAVETQVNQLISPTPQRHIAVVHSLLGAEAVAIGGLALALQSLNQ, from the coding sequence ATGACTGAACTCTGGAATAGCCTTAAGCAACAAATTGCCCAGCACAATTGGGGATTATTTGGGCCAACGAGCTATGTGCTGGGGGTTGATTTAGGCAGTTATGGCATTCGTGCGGTTGTCACTGATATTTGCGGGCAACACCTGTTCCATGCCGCCACTGAGCTTGCTCCCGAAAGCACCGCCACAACCGTGCTTGAACAAAGTTTTAGTTTGATTCACGAATTACTTGAAACCAATAATGTGCCAAGTCAGCAGCTGGTGCGGATTGGTGTAGGCTTTGGTGGTCCAGTTGATGCGTTACGTGGGGTTACCCGCCGTTCATATCGCATGCCTGGTTGGAACGATTTAAATGTTTGCGAGCAATTTGAAGCTGCTTTTGATGCCCAAACCCTGATCGAAAATGATGCGAGCTTGATTGCTTTTGGCGAATATATGTTTGGTGCTGGTCGCGATGTCCAAGATTTGTATTATTTGCATTTGAGCACCGGCGTTGGTAGCGGTTTGGTGCTGAATGGTCAACTGCATCGTGGCATAACCACCAGTGCAGGCGAAATCGGTCATGCTCGTTATTCCTTGAACCATCAGCGCGAAATTGAAGATTTGCTCTCGATTCGCGGTTTATTGGCGCGTGCCAACGAACTTGGCCTACACACCGATGATCTTGATGTGTTGTTCAACGATGCTAATGCTGGAGCCAAGACTATTAGTGAAGCGGTTGAGGTACTTGGTTTAGGCTTAGCTGGTGTGGTGCAATTGCTTGATCCTGCCTTGTTGGTGCTTGGCGGGATTGTGACGCGCAAGGGTGGTGATGCGCTGTGCAGCGCGGTCGAAACTCAGGTTAATCAATTAATTAGTCCAACGCCACAGCGCCATATTGCGGTTGTGCACTCGTTGTTGGGAGCCGAAGCAGTGGCGATTGGTGGTTTGGCCTTGGCTTTGCAAAGTCTCAATCAATAG
- a CDS encoding NAD(P)/FAD-dependent oxidoreductase, producing the protein MSIVYDILIIGGGPSALAAAFYAQNKQLRTLMIYADLGGKAGWAHNRTVNGTINVLPGHDLVERLISQLSNHQSSVAHINDRVVGLRKTNGMFVVDTQQYGERYARSVVVASGAAPNRLPLPGIQHLFGVGLGYSITTFAHQTQGQRVAVYGVTPRTIRGVAEIVLGSNHIYWVSPDEDLPEVPLVDAIRRMPNVTIIPQATIRDVVGINSVKQIVIERGTSLQHIPVDRLFVDIGIQPNTGFLNNGNVDVLDEDGFVIVDEYNSSPCHGIFAAGDVSNSVLGEQVLIAIGDGVRAAVSAYEYLLVHKLTLEEVSHAADKTA; encoded by the coding sequence ATGAGTATCGTGTACGATATTTTGATCATTGGCGGCGGACCATCGGCATTGGCTGCGGCATTTTATGCCCAAAACAAGCAATTACGCACGCTGATGATTTACGCCGACCTCGGCGGCAAAGCTGGCTGGGCGCACAACCGTACCGTCAACGGCACGATCAACGTTCTGCCCGGACACGATCTAGTGGAACGGCTGATTAGCCAGCTTTCGAATCACCAATCGTCGGTCGCCCACATTAATGATCGGGTTGTCGGGCTGCGCAAAACCAATGGTATGTTTGTGGTCGATACCCAACAATACGGCGAACGTTATGCCCGTTCAGTCGTAGTTGCCAGCGGTGCAGCTCCCAATCGCTTGCCCTTACCAGGCATTCAACATTTGTTCGGGGTGGGCTTGGGCTATTCAATCACAACCTTTGCTCACCAAACCCAAGGCCAACGGGTGGCGGTCTATGGCGTAACCCCTCGTACAATTCGCGGGGTCGCTGAAATCGTCTTAGGTTCGAACCATATCTATTGGGTCAGCCCAGATGAAGATTTGCCCGAAGTGCCCTTGGTCGATGCCATTCGGCGCATGCCCAATGTCACAATCATTCCCCAAGCCACCATTCGCGATGTCGTGGGGATCAATTCGGTCAAGCAGATTGTGATTGAACGTGGCACGTCGTTGCAGCATATTCCAGTTGATCGGCTATTTGTCGATATTGGCATTCAGCCAAATACTGGGTTTTTGAACAATGGCAATGTCGATGTGCTCGATGAAGATGGCTTTGTAATTGTCGATGAATATAATAGCTCGCCCTGCCACGGTATCTTTGCCGCTGGCGATGTGAGCAACAGTGTTCTTGGTGAACAAGTGTTAATTGCAATTGGCGATGGTGTTCGCGCCGCCGTCAGTGCCTACGAATACCTACTTGTTCATAAGCTCACGCTTGAAGAAGTGAGCCACGCAGCCGACAAGACTGCTTAA
- a CDS encoding copper oxidase — protein MDRNEQQPIEQVLNAPTSRRSFLRWTGMAAAAGTMVACGRESALTVEPATVPPASATTAAAGTDHSNGGHNSTGNAGTPTTDSGLKAWEEMDKMHEAGVKLFPAKTEGLSMQPLEYRMEGDVKVFELTCEKTMWEVEPGRKLEAWTYNGQLPGPEIRVTEGDKVKILVTNNLDESTAVHWHGLYVPNNQDGVPFITQPPITPGSTYTYEFTIRNAGSHMYHSHHNSTKQVSMGLLGPFIVEPKDKSQDPAYDKEYTLVLNDTAQGFTINGKGFPATLPLTAKLGQKLRIRYMNEGLMIHPMHLHGLPQLVFAKDGWNLPQPFMCDTINVAPGERWDVIVDCTDPGVWAFHCHILSHAESEHGMFGMVTALIVE, from the coding sequence ATGGATCGCAACGAACAACAACCTATTGAACAAGTATTGAATGCCCCAACCTCGCGCCGCAGCTTCTTGCGCTGGACAGGGATGGCGGCAGCCGCAGGAACCATGGTCGCATGTGGCCGCGAAAGTGCGCTAACTGTTGAGCCAGCCACCGTACCACCAGCAAGTGCCACGACCGCTGCCGCAGGCACCGATCATAGCAATGGTGGTCATAATAGCACTGGCAACGCCGGAACACCGACCACTGACAGTGGGCTAAAAGCATGGGAAGAAATGGATAAGATGCATGAAGCCGGGGTTAAGCTGTTCCCAGCCAAAACCGAAGGCCTCAGCATGCAACCACTCGAATATCGCATGGAAGGCGATGTTAAAGTTTTTGAATTGACCTGCGAAAAAACTATGTGGGAAGTTGAACCAGGCCGCAAACTTGAAGCTTGGACCTATAACGGTCAATTGCCTGGCCCAGAAATTCGCGTCACCGAAGGCGACAAAGTGAAGATCTTGGTTACCAATAATCTTGATGAAAGCACCGCCGTTCACTGGCACGGCTTGTATGTGCCCAACAATCAAGATGGTGTGCCATTTATCACTCAGCCACCAATCACGCCTGGCTCAACCTATACCTATGAGTTTACAATTCGCAACGCTGGCTCACATATGTATCACTCGCATCATAACTCGACCAAACAAGTCTCGATGGGCTTGCTTGGGCCATTTATCGTCGAGCCAAAAGATAAGAGCCAAGACCCAGCTTATGACAAAGAATATACCTTGGTGTTAAATGATACCGCCCAAGGGTTCACCATCAACGGCAAAGGTTTTCCGGCAACTCTACCTTTGACCGCCAAATTGGGGCAAAAACTGCGCATTCGCTATATGAACGAAGGCTTGATGATTCACCCAATGCACTTACACGGCTTGCCCCAGTTGGTGTTTGCCAAAGATGGCTGGAACTTACCCCAACCATTTATGTGCGATACGATCAACGTCGCTCCAGGCGAACGCTGGGATGTGATTGTTGATTGTACAGACCCAGGTGTCTGGGCCTTCCACTGCCACATTTTGTCACACGCCGAAAGCGAACACGGCATGTTTGGGATGGTTACAGCGCTAATCGTCGAATAG
- a CDS encoding universal stress protein → MSYSIVIIDPDQGSAQTTAARFQRRWGQNVQVNIVKQADWASVQAHSPNLVVIDPAPFRLHGLRLLEQLCEEQPATAIAVVASGSSPSMRQRLRNLPITSYLEKPSSLAPLLGELDHLVESNVALQSKGGLVMERQMLIPLDGSLLAEQALDYAVVLARRNSSVLHLVRVIGYPPLVPAYEWPVPSAVDSRQWLADERQAAQTYLDELKARYEQQGLAVRTTVLDGEPAHAIVQFATEQNSVREIVLASHGRSGLGRWVLGSIAEKLVQATPVPILVIHGDERKVETFKIPPELRTIVVPLDGSAIAEQALPLASQLAEAHSAELVLLSVTPGIDDPGLIESGLVPMWSAGEKAQAREQAQKYLQQLEQSLQTPRLRIRHLVVSGTPAEMIDEIAQEAVASMIVMATHGRSGFSRMWMGSVATKLIRSSQRPIFLVRAVEQAAERGQPL, encoded by the coding sequence ATGAGCTACTCAATCGTGATCATTGACCCAGATCAAGGTTCAGCCCAAACAACTGCCGCACGATTTCAGCGGCGTTGGGGCCAGAACGTCCAAGTCAATATTGTTAAACAAGCTGATTGGGCTAGTGTTCAGGCTCATAGCCCCAACCTAGTCGTGATTGACCCCGCGCCATTTCGGCTGCATGGGTTGCGCTTACTCGAACAACTTTGCGAAGAGCAACCTGCCACAGCCATTGCCGTGGTCGCTTCGGGTAGTTCACCGAGCATGCGGCAACGTCTACGCAACTTGCCAATCACTTCATATTTGGAAAAACCTAGCTCGTTAGCCCCCCTACTCGGTGAACTTGATCACCTTGTTGAGAGCAATGTCGCTCTCCAATCCAAAGGAGGATTGGTTATGGAACGCCAAATGTTGATTCCACTTGATGGTTCACTGTTAGCGGAACAGGCTTTGGATTATGCAGTCGTTTTAGCTCGCCGCAACAGCAGTGTTTTGCATTTAGTTCGGGTTATTGGCTATCCGCCGCTGGTTCCGGCTTACGAATGGCCAGTACCAAGCGCCGTTGATAGCCGCCAATGGCTAGCCGACGAACGCCAAGCAGCCCAAACCTACCTTGATGAACTCAAAGCTCGCTATGAACAACAAGGTTTGGCGGTACGAACAACCGTGCTCGATGGCGAGCCAGCCCATGCAATTGTCCAATTTGCGACCGAACAAAACAGCGTGCGTGAGATTGTGCTGGCCAGCCATGGCCGCAGTGGGCTTGGGCGTTGGGTACTCGGCAGCATCGCTGAAAAATTAGTCCAAGCTACACCAGTGCCAATTTTGGTCATCCATGGCGATGAACGCAAAGTTGAAACCTTTAAAATTCCGCCCGAATTGCGCACAATTGTTGTGCCACTCGACGGCTCAGCCATCGCTGAACAAGCCTTGCCATTGGCTAGCCAACTAGCCGAGGCCCATAGTGCTGAGTTAGTCTTGCTAAGTGTCACCCCGGGCATCGACGATCCAGGTTTGATCGAATCGGGACTTGTGCCAATGTGGAGCGCTGGCGAAAAAGCCCAAGCCCGTGAGCAAGCCCAGAAATATTTGCAACAGCTTGAGCAATCGCTGCAAACGCCACGCCTGCGAATACGCCATCTCGTCGTAAGCGGCACACCCGCCGAAATGATCGACGAAATTGCCCAAGAAGCAGTTGCCAGCATGATCGTTATGGCAACTCATGGCCGCAGTGGCTTCAGCCGCATGTGGATGGGCAGCGTAGCAACCAAGCTCATTCGCAGCAGCCAACGGCCAATCTTCTTGGTTCGCGCTGTCGAACAAGCTGCCGAACGCGGCCAACCACTCTAA
- the serA gene encoding phosphoglycerate dehydrogenase yields MDRILVTEKIGAEGLAALKEVAEVDVRLDLTPETLLEALPQYDALIVRSQTKVTAKVLAAGTKLRVVGRAGTGVDNIDLAAANQQGILVVNAPASNSIAVAELTIGLMIGLARNIPQAHSALQNGKWERSKYGGWEVRGKTLGLVGFGRIASEVARRARALEMNIIAYDPIINAERAAQLGVTPVTLDELTSRADVISLHIPLIDATRNLFDAQRLSQMKKGSYIINCARGGVIDEEALFEALESGHLGGAALDVFAKEPPTGPIVTHPKAIVLPHLGASTEEAQALTAADVAEGIVDVLAGRSPRYAVNAPFVAPEEWAIVGPYLDLGRKLARLSTQLVDLPAQSYQIVYNGALAGLTSEPIKLAVLQGLLEGGSEGRVTPVNAPFLARERGLTINETHRPDAETYTELLQLVVTTSDGVVHTFGGTVVRGEAHIVQINEFWLDLVPTSSMLFTFHQDRPGFIGRIGTLLGTADINISAMHVGRSSPRGTAIMVLTVDEAIPSETLTDINNQADIERAYSVLL; encoded by the coding sequence ATGGATCGTATCCTGGTCACGGAGAAGATTGGTGCCGAAGGCCTTGCGGCGCTTAAAGAGGTCGCCGAGGTTGATGTTCGTCTTGATCTTACACCAGAAACCCTGTTGGAGGCTTTGCCACAGTACGATGCCTTGATCGTGCGTTCGCAAACCAAAGTTACCGCTAAAGTGCTTGCAGCAGGCACCAAACTTCGAGTTGTTGGCCGCGCCGGGACGGGTGTTGACAACATCGATTTGGCTGCCGCTAATCAGCAAGGGATTTTGGTGGTTAACGCTCCAGCATCAAACAGTATTGCAGTCGCCGAGCTGACAATTGGTTTGATGATTGGTCTCGCCCGCAACATTCCCCAAGCCCACAGCGCCTTGCAAAATGGTAAATGGGAACGCAGCAAATATGGCGGTTGGGAAGTTCGCGGCAAAACCTTAGGCTTGGTCGGTTTTGGTCGGATTGCCTCGGAAGTTGCTCGGCGTGCCCGTGCCTTGGAAATGAATATTATCGCCTACGACCCCATTATTAACGCTGAACGTGCGGCTCAACTTGGCGTGACCCCAGTGACGCTTGATGAATTAACCAGCCGCGCTGATGTTATTTCATTGCACATCCCCTTGATCGACGCTACTCGCAATTTATTCGATGCCCAACGCTTGAGCCAAATGAAAAAAGGCAGTTATATCATCAATTGTGCCCGTGGCGGCGTGATCGATGAAGAAGCCTTGTTTGAAGCCTTGGAATCGGGCCATCTTGGCGGTGCAGCTCTCGACGTATTTGCTAAAGAACCACCAACTGGCCCAATCGTCACCCACCCCAAAGCGATTGTCTTGCCGCACTTAGGCGCTTCAACCGAAGAAGCCCAAGCTTTGACTGCCGCCGATGTGGCCGAAGGCATCGTTGATGTATTGGCTGGCCGCTCGCCACGCTATGCCGTCAATGCGCCGTTTGTGGCTCCCGAAGAGTGGGCGATTGTTGGGCCATATCTCGATCTTGGCCGCAAATTGGCTCGGCTCAGCACCCAATTGGTCGATCTACCAGCCCAATCGTATCAAATTGTCTACAACGGTGCTTTAGCGGGCCTGACCAGCGAACCAATTAAGTTGGCAGTCTTGCAAGGCTTACTCGAAGGTGGCTCAGAAGGTCGGGTTACTCCGGTTAATGCGCCATTCTTGGCTCGCGAACGCGGCTTAACCATCAACGAAACCCATCGCCCCGATGCTGAAACCTACACCGAATTGTTGCAATTGGTGGTGACTACCAGCGATGGTGTGGTGCATACCTTCGGCGGCACGGTGGTACGTGGCGAAGCTCACATCGTCCAAATCAACGAATTTTGGCTCGATTTGGTGCCAACCAGCTCGATGTTATTCACCTTCCACCAAGATCGGCCTGGCTTTATCGGGCGGATTGGCACATTGCTGGGTACGGCTGATATCAACATTTCGGCGATGCACGTTGGTCGCTCAAGCCCACGTGGCACGGCAATTATGGTGCTCACGGTTGATGAAGCCATTCCAAGCGAGACCCTAACCGACATTAACAACCAAGCCGATATCGAACGCGCCTACAGCGTCCTGCTCTAA
- a CDS encoding YiaA/YiaB family inner membrane protein — MNHPTIQKDTGAWIAFTWISFFISIVALLLGIYHAPVDIWVKSFLAVAALFAIGSTFTLAKTIRDNSEASKMINRYADAKTEQIISNYEIRASV, encoded by the coding sequence ATGAACCACCCAACCATTCAAAAAGATACTGGTGCTTGGATCGCTTTTACTTGGATTTCGTTCTTCATTTCGATTGTGGCATTGCTCTTGGGCATTTATCATGCGCCAGTTGATATTTGGGTCAAGAGCTTTTTGGCGGTTGCCGCCTTGTTTGCAATTGGTAGTACCTTTACCTTGGCCAAAACTATTCGCGATAACTCTGAAGCCAGCAAAATGATTAATCGCTATGCCGATGCCAAAACCGAGCAAATCATCTCTAATTATGAGATCCGCGCTTCAGTCTAG
- a CDS encoding SDR family NAD(P)-dependent oxidoreductase — MPSQSPSKTALITGANSGIGLELTKRLLGEGWTVIGLMRSQFPTNEPILQAAQAAGNLRSYQAEISDFGQLRAALQTIKQQETSLDLLFNNAGRTTEKLVFSPQGRELSFELQSVVPYIIAMELKELLLRGQHKTIINTSSNVLLTLRKLEIEQLERPQSFKKLFGPYATSKLALSLWNQALAPQLAKEGIKLYSVCPGGNRGSIKTNNGLPWWLRPFHGLLFKHPSNGADRLYNAAFNQQQFPSGSFINKGKATTLPAAQQAHAVLAKIQAIYQQEFAH; from the coding sequence ATGCCAAGCCAATCGCCCTCAAAGACTGCCTTGATCACCGGAGCAAACTCAGGTATTGGCCTCGAACTGACCAAACGGCTGCTCGGCGAAGGCTGGACAGTCATTGGTTTGATGCGTTCACAGTTTCCCACGAACGAGCCAATTCTACAAGCGGCCCAAGCTGCGGGCAACCTGCGCAGCTACCAAGCCGAAATCAGCGATTTTGGCCAACTTCGCGCTGCCTTACAAACGATTAAACAGCAAGAAACCAGCCTCGATCTGCTGTTCAACAACGCAGGCCGAACAACCGAAAAACTCGTTTTTTCGCCGCAAGGGCGCGAATTAAGTTTCGAATTGCAGAGCGTTGTGCCGTATATCATCGCCATGGAGCTGAAAGAATTGCTATTGCGTGGCCAGCACAAAACAATCATTAATACCTCGTCGAATGTGCTGTTGACCCTCAGAAAGCTTGAGATCGAGCAGCTTGAACGGCCTCAAAGCTTCAAAAAGCTCTTTGGGCCATATGCAACATCCAAATTAGCACTTTCGCTCTGGAACCAAGCGCTTGCGCCGCAACTCGCAAAAGAAGGTATCAAACTCTACAGTGTTTGTCCTGGGGGTAATCGTGGCTCGATCAAAACCAACAATGGCTTGCCTTGGTGGCTGCGACCTTTTCATGGCTTGCTGTTTAAACATCCTAGTAATGGTGCTGACCGTTTGTATAATGCAGCCTTCAATCAACAGCAATTTCCAAGTGGCAGTTTTATCAATAAAGGTAAGGCAACGACCCTTCCAGCAGCACAGCAAGCCCACGCAGTTTTGGCCAAAATCCAAGCAATTTATCAGCAGGAGTTTGCACACTAG
- a CDS encoding TetR/AcrR family transcriptional regulator encodes MQITRPRGRPRTFDRQAALDAAMELFWRHGYEGTSIADLTTAMGFTPPTLYAAFGSKEDLYREVIQHFLLRGERRRMEAALNQASAYAMLRYYLYAAAESFTDPSTPAGCMVATAALQCAVENQPIVQEVARIRHQMFVAFVERLDLAKNNHELPTTIDSLALANFYTAIVQGMSVQAIDGASRADLIAVADLALSAWPGAKDEG; translated from the coding sequence ATGCAGATAACCCGACCGCGAGGCCGACCGCGTACTTTTGATCGGCAAGCAGCGCTTGATGCGGCGATGGAATTATTTTGGCGACATGGCTACGAAGGCACATCGATTGCCGATTTGACCACGGCGATGGGCTTTACGCCGCCGACCTTGTATGCAGCCTTTGGCTCGAAAGAAGATTTGTATCGCGAGGTGATTCAGCATTTTCTGCTGCGTGGTGAGCGCCGACGCATGGAAGCGGCGCTGAATCAAGCTAGTGCGTATGCCATGCTGCGCTATTATTTGTATGCTGCTGCTGAGAGCTTTACCGACCCCAGCACACCAGCTGGTTGTATGGTGGCGACGGCAGCCTTGCAATGTGCGGTCGAAAATCAACCAATTGTTCAAGAAGTAGCGCGAATTCGCCATCAGATGTTTGTTGCATTTGTCGAGCGACTTGATTTAGCTAAGAATAATCATGAATTGCCAACAACGATTGATTCGCTGGCATTAGCCAATTTCTACACCGCAATTGTGCAGGGTATGTCGGTGCAAGCAATTGATGGTGCAAGCCGCGCCGATTTGATTGCAGTTGCCGATTTAGCGCTGAGCGCATGGCCAGGTGCGAAGGATGAAGGATGA